The DNA sequence AGCGGGTAAATGATGAAATGAAAGTTAAACTTTAACACAGAGATGGTGTTTGTTAATCAACCGAAAGACTCTCAGCAGGCTCACAAAATCTAATAAACAGCACTCCAGGAACtacaagaaacaaaacactaatgCACTTGGAGTCTGCAATGAAAATATTGTACAGTATACTGGCATTACCACACACATTGCATGGCAGCACACTAAGCTATAATGGCACCAGAGTAGTTTGAGTGTTATTCCATAATTCATTGTAGGATTACTACAGCTGCTTCACCATGTCTGGTCACTTGTTTTCGAGTGAACAGTGGGGGTATGTAGGTTTGTGtgattatttattcataatGCCTGTCATCACAGTGTGTGGGGGTAGTGTCTGGATGGGAGGTGGGGTAATCCTACAGCtcagaagcagctgctggtttACACAGattctgtataaaaaaaaatacatacagggGCATAGGCCTACTGTCTTACACCAGCATAGATGtgtctctgggtgtgtgtgtgtgtgagtgtgtgtgcagcaacaGGAGCAAGGAGGAGTTATGCAATCTTGAGCCATCAGTTTGTTGCACCCTTGGATAATAATGTTGGGATATCAGGTTGCTTCCAGTTCTAAATCAGCATGTTACACAGTAACCTCCAACATGGCAGAATGCTGCATGCTTTAACTTTACGATGGCAGGGCTGCATTTCACACCGAAGGCTATCTGAACTTGGAAACTGTAACTCTGTGCTGTTACTCCATGTATTTCTCATTTGTGGATATCATAACGCTTAAGGGGAAACAGCCAGTTTCTTGTTGCTTCATTGCATTCACAACTCTTTctagaacccccccccccccctcatcttTATGAAATCCTATACCATCAGCACCAGTTGCAGGAATTAATTCGATGATATAATTTCTGCtaaaatacttttaataaacaggtaaaaaaaaatatatctgcaACACTGCACACATGAAACCAAATTCCAAATTTAGGAGAAAGTATAGCGCGCACCTCTGGATAAAGTCACTTACCTCACACACCACACCAGGGCACCAGAAGAAACATAATCACAGACATCCACATGAACTCATCAAAATGACTAACAAAAATCTTCATCAGTTGTAAAGCAGCCGCAGCGGATAAATGGTTAGTGATGCGGGAGCGATGTGGCACTGCATTTCAGAGCGCTCTGAGACAGGTGTCTCGGTCCAGTTTTTATCTTCTGCCCCCCTTTTCTTATCCAACAGTAGCCTACGTGACGCTCAGGTACAGTCAGTGAGCCACACACCCTCTGCTTGACAAACCGAGCTTGAGAGGAGATGGTGGTATCGCTCCGCCGGTGATGGTGCCTGCTGAACTGCGCCTCAGAGTCACCGCGGGGCTGCACGACAAGAAATCCGCCGCTGCACGGCTACGCATCCTGCATACCACCCCTACGAGATTTGCTCCTGCGTACTGACCGACGGCTAAAGCATAAATGCGTGTGTGCGTAACAGTCGGAGCTAGAGTCGTGGTGGTAAAGGGGCACTATTTTAATGTTGTGAGCAAGGATAAAAAGATGTAAAGGGGCAAGCCGGAACAAGCCGCTTTTCGAGGCGTGGGCTGGTCTGGTTTTAAAGGAACAGACcgagaggcagagcagcagcagaggatgcGCTTCGGCAAGTGCGCCCGTGAAGAggaagttcacacacacacacacacacacacacacacacacacacacacacacacacacacagtgtttatgCAGAGAAGTAGTAGAGGAAGAAAAATCTTCATTGTGATAGTGTCTACACTTCCCTAATCAAACTATAAACACGTGTTTGGAACATATATATTACACACAATAATAAGACTATTGTACTATTAGAAATGATATAGGCATTAGCTCATCTCATCTCTCCCATGTGCCTGTTTTAGTCCATCTGTCACATGATAATCCTCCCCCTATTCTTTGTGACTGTTGCATTATGTTGCATTAAAATAGTGCGGAAATAATTAGTGAAACAACTCGACAGCTGCAAGCAGCTGAAGTGTTCTTTCAACTCCTCTGAAGCTTTTAAAAGGTACGAGTGTTTTCTAAGTGGCACCCACATGTATTTCAAGAGGTGGTTGTATAACAGCAGGATAAACCAAATGTTTACTCAAAAATGTCAGTGTCAATTGGTGCAGTCTGTCATCCACACCTGCTCCATTCAATTTTACGTTgttgttaacattttttttgtttgatagTATTTGCCAATATGATTCTTGTATGTTGATGTAATACATCAACAAAATACAAGAGACGAATTGTGAATGAATTTTCATTGGCGGACAATAAATGTGGTACAGTGGATGCATTCTTGGCCATCTGCATCATCAGTCCCCTTGGGCACAGCTcctaataaaaaataacaatgggTCTAGTGGGACATGGTATTCTCACATTTCCAGAAGCCTCAAACCAATCCCAAGATGTGTCCTCACCTATTTTCCAATATAGTGTCACATAGGACTCTCTGTCACATATTAAGAAATGATAGGAGGTGTAAATTCTGTTATTTCTTTCTGTATGAGAGGTGTGTTTATTGTACGCCTCAgtgtatttatattatttattattattattattattattattattattattattattattattattattattattttacattccTGTCTCCATCACATGGAGCACTACTCCTCCATCTTCACCTTCCCTCACACTGTGTCTCTCATTTATAATAGAGATGCCCCAGAAGTCACACTTGCtgattttgtgtatgtgtgtttatgtgagtaGCTGCACACATGTACACTTACTGGATGCAGTTTGACCTACTTAAGCAAGAGACAATACTGGATGCCgataaaaaaatgttaagaAGAATTAAACATTGTGTGAAGCTAAATTCTCCATCATTTTTCATAACTGACTGTAGGCATATACATTACACATGGTTCATTATTCTGCACCTCGGACTACACTTTACTTTATATCCTCAGTGGTCTTATACACACATTTGTATACCGTAAATTCCTGTACTGAACACACACCCCAGCATGAagtctgcacacagagccaTTGGTGTCTCAGACGCCCACCGGCTACTCTTCAATTCAGAAAGATGAGTGACGATGACATTTCTGGGCTAAAAGGATAACTGAAGAATAAAAGGGAGACATGTGAAAGCAAGGGACGGAGTGAGAAAGCATGGAAATCCTCTCAGCCATGCAGGAGAACCCACTCAGTGACAGTCATGCTCAGCGAGCTGTGTGCAATTTCAGAGGGGTCAAATGGTGAAGACATGCCTTTCTGGGTGACTTTTGTGCAGTAAATCACAATTtcttgtgtctgttgtgtttattattattattatgacattattacaATAATTGCAGCAATATCATAGTCTAAGAAAACATTATGCAAATATTGTAACTTTATTCATTCCTGCAGAAAAATTAGCTTGTGGAGGTTTAAGAAAATATCACAATGAATACAGGAAGCACACATAAATTAAATAGGTATTAACTAGAAGCCGTTTCAGTTTAGTTGAATACAAGCTTTTGGCATAGTCGTTCTATGCATaccatttaaatgcattttctgTTGCTATATTTATTATGTGATTCATTGCAAGGcagcaaagagaaaagaaaatgtatggAATGCTAAATGCTTATCTTGTTGATTGGTTTTCAGTGTAGATCAGCTGTGATAGTGCAAACATATCATCTCTTTGATTTACAATCTGCATGGTGAACACATGTAGCAGcatcaaatgtttaaaaaaaatcactccgAAGACACTGTGTTTTCCACCACTACCACTACCATGTCTGTTGTTTTTACATACCTGCAGGAGATGTAAAAACAAACCAGACATTACTAAGATTCCTGCTAAACCTGCCAGCTCACTCACTGACCACAGAGTCCTCAGCTACATTCTGCAGACTACTTTTACTCTGACACTCCCCCTGGTGGCACCTGAGGCTTGACTTGTGCAGAATATACTTCTGTGGTTTACCCCCTGTGTGCAGGTTGAGGTGGTCTTGAAGCATGGCCTTCTGGGTAAACGTCTTGTGGCACAGTGGGCATCTGAAAGGCTTAATGCCTGTGTGGAAGCGTATGTGATGAGTCAAGTTGCTCTTCTGAGAAAAGCCTTTGCCACAGAGCAAACAGAAATGCTGCCTGTGCTCCTTCAGGTGGCCTACATAGCTCTCCAGGTGTTGAAAGACTTTGTCACACCTCCTGCACAAGTATGGCCTCTGGGCTAAAACACGGTCTGAGTCCTTTGCTACCTGATCTGCAGTTTCTGACACATGTGTGCAAAATATATCAGAGTCAATCAGATCTCCAGCTTGTGAAGCTGCCTGCAGGTTCATGTTTTCATCTTCTCTTGACTCTTCTGTTTCATGTTGGTTCTCTGAGCTGTCCATAAAtactacatgtgctgcagaacTTCTGATCATGGAGGCTGAGGAGGTAATGAGGTTTTGTATGGACCCAGCTGCAGGGTGAAGTTTACATTTGAGAGTACTGCGGTGAACATGAATGTCTCCTTCCTCTGACTCCAAGTTGTCAAGACAACATGCTGCATCTTCTGATAACTCTGTTTTAGATTTCACAGCCTTTCTACCTTCTCTCATCTCTCTTAGTCTTTGTCTGTCCACCTCGGCTTCTTGGCTGACTCTTAACTTGGACTCAGTTGCAGTCACGAACACTGGTTTGGTATTTGCTTCCTGGATGCTGGTGCTGGGCAGGGCTGCATCCTTTTCCTTCTGATTTTCAAACCTGGATCTTGGCCAGCGGCTGTCTACCTGCTGGGTTCCCTTCTTCTCTGAGTGTTCATCCAGTTTCAAGAAAGCCAGTGTGGGACTGAGATACTGGGAGACAGCCTGGGCACACTTCTCCACCACCTGGTTCATCTGGAGGGCACTGGCTGCTGTCAGATAGCTCACCAGCTCTCGTACAGGAACCTGCaataaaccaataaaaacaacaattcaatacaatgcaataaaaatattttatattgctGTAACAGCATATTCCTGTTTTTAGTTGTAGTGCTATTGTccctgtttctctgctgtgacAAAGGTAACTGTTATTATCTGGCAGTAGATGGTAATTTTCCACCTCTAGATGCCTGGTGTAGCAGCTCAGGAGCAGTGCC is a window from the Parambassis ranga chromosome 12, fParRan2.1, whole genome shotgun sequence genome containing:
- the LOC114444103 gene encoding zinc finger and BTB domain-containing protein 12-like — its product is MSVSSDTLQFSLPTHGDSVLSKMNILREEHRFCDITLIIRGAQSSGAQPLHFHGHQVVLAASSDFLRDQFLLHEGRAELSVGVVSSVKVAKALLLSCYTRHLEVPVRELVSYLTAASALQMNQVVEKCAQAVSQYLSPTLAFLKLDEHSEKKGTQQVDSRWPRSRFENQKEKDAALPSTSIQEANTKPVFVTATESKLRVSQEAEVDRQRLREMREGRKAVKSKTELSEDAACCLDNLESEEGDIHVHRSTLKCKLHPAAGSIQNLITSSASMIRSSAAHVVFMDSSENQHETEESREDENMNLQAASQAGDLIDSDIFCTHVSETADQVAKDSDRVLAQRPYLCRRCDKVFQHLESYVGHLKEHRQHFCLLCGKGFSQKSNLTHHIRFHTGIKPFRCPLCHKTFTQKAMLQDHLNLHTGGKPQKYILHKSSLRCHQGECQSKSSLQNVAEDSVVSE